A window from Polyangium spumosum encodes these proteins:
- a CDS encoding cytochrome c — MKSIPVLAPLSVLAALPALASCNNSGTERDFERMVNQAHYEYYEEAPFFEDRRVMREPPPGTVPRERVLGPPELRTGMVDGKYVEAIPVPLSKPMLEVGRKRFEVFCAPCHGVGGDGVSVVAHNMELRKPPSLVAAPVLDFPVGRIYQAIAQGYGLMPTYSQELGVEDRWSVVAYVRALQLQANGVAVDTLPEPVRARMQKELR, encoded by the coding sequence GTGAAATCCATTCCCGTCCTCGCTCCCTTGTCCGTCCTCGCGGCGTTGCCGGCCCTCGCGAGCTGCAACAACTCGGGCACCGAGCGCGATTTCGAGCGCATGGTGAACCAGGCGCATTACGAGTACTACGAGGAGGCTCCGTTCTTCGAGGATCGACGCGTCATGCGTGAGCCTCCCCCGGGGACCGTCCCGCGCGAGCGCGTGCTCGGCCCGCCCGAGCTCAGGACCGGAATGGTGGACGGCAAGTATGTCGAGGCCATCCCCGTCCCGCTTTCGAAGCCCATGCTGGAGGTCGGCCGAAAGCGCTTCGAGGTCTTCTGCGCGCCCTGCCACGGCGTGGGCGGGGACGGCGTGAGCGTCGTCGCGCACAACATGGAGCTCCGCAAGCCGCCGAGCCTGGTCGCGGCGCCCGTCCTCGATTTCCCCGTGGGTCGAATCTACCAGGCGATCGCCCAGGGCTATGGGCTCATGCCCACCTATTCGCAGGAGCTCGGGGTCGAGGACCGCTGGTCCGTCGTCGCCTACGTGCGCGCGCTCCAACTCCAGGCGAACGGCGTCGCCGTCGACACCTTGCCCGAGCCCGTCCGCGCGCGGATGCAAAAGGAGCTTCGATGA